One Sneathiella sp. P13V-1 genomic region harbors:
- a CDS encoding cobyric acid synthase: MTNALMIQGTGSDVGKSLLVAGIARALTNRGMKVKPFKPQNMSNNAAVTVEGGEIGRAQALQARAARAPLLNDMNPVLLKPQSMVGAQVILQGKIWGNANAREFQKVKPEFLSKAVESFRRLGEDADIVIVEGAGSPAEVNLRKNDIANMGFAEAADIPVLLAGDIDRGGVIAQIAGTHLLLSDSEKQRTKGFIVNKFRGDPTLFDDGMSILEEKTGWENFGLVPFFQDAHKLPPEDAFSIQSTQKNTTDKIRIVVPVLPRISNFDDLDPLHAEPDVSVEMIKPGTPLPIGADLILLPGSKATIADMKAIEDCGWDLDIKVHLRQGGSIFGICGGLQMLGQKITDPKGIEGDIPSIDGLGFLEFETELSGDKKLLEEAGEDLLTGNRISGYHMHVGECRGEAIQRPFAQLASGSDGVMSKDGRVMGTYLHGVFANDHFRQKFLSRFRDGTIALLAFEEQVEKALDDLSDHLETHMKLDRLVEVANAAN; the protein is encoded by the coding sequence ATGACCAACGCCCTGATGATACAAGGTACGGGATCCGATGTCGGCAAGTCACTGCTTGTCGCAGGCATTGCCCGTGCTTTGACCAATCGGGGCATGAAGGTCAAGCCATTCAAACCGCAAAACATGTCCAATAATGCGGCCGTCACTGTTGAGGGCGGCGAAATTGGGCGCGCACAAGCCTTGCAAGCGCGTGCCGCCCGCGCACCGCTTTTGAACGATATGAACCCGGTTCTTCTGAAACCTCAAAGTATGGTCGGGGCACAAGTGATCCTGCAGGGAAAAATCTGGGGCAACGCAAACGCACGGGAGTTTCAGAAAGTTAAACCTGAATTCCTGTCAAAGGCTGTAGAGAGCTTCCGCCGCCTTGGTGAAGATGCGGATATCGTCATCGTGGAAGGCGCGGGCAGCCCGGCAGAAGTAAATCTTCGGAAAAATGATATCGCCAATATGGGATTTGCCGAGGCCGCAGATATTCCCGTTCTGTTGGCTGGCGACATCGATCGGGGCGGCGTCATCGCCCAAATCGCGGGCACACATCTTCTGTTGTCTGACAGCGAAAAACAGCGCACTAAAGGGTTTATTGTCAACAAATTCCGCGGTGATCCGACGCTGTTTGATGATGGCATGTCGATTTTGGAAGAGAAAACAGGATGGGAAAATTTTGGATTGGTTCCGTTTTTTCAAGATGCCCATAAATTGCCGCCAGAAGACGCATTTTCTATACAAAGCACACAAAAAAACACCACTGATAAGATTAGAATTGTTGTGCCGGTCCTGCCACGTATTTCCAATTTTGATGATCTGGACCCCTTGCATGCAGAACCGGATGTTTCTGTTGAAATGATCAAACCCGGCACCCCCCTTCCCATAGGTGCGGATTTGATCCTGCTTCCGGGATCAAAAGCAACTATCGCCGACATGAAGGCGATAGAAGACTGTGGATGGGATCTGGATATCAAAGTACACCTTCGCCAAGGCGGAAGCATCTTTGGCATTTGCGGCGGCCTTCAAATGTTAGGACAGAAAATCACCGATCCTAAAGGCATCGAAGGGGATATTCCCTCCATTGATGGGCTAGGGTTTTTGGAATTTGAAACGGAACTTTCAGGGGATAAAAAACTTCTGGAAGAGGCAGGCGAAGATCTCCTGACGGGCAACAGGATCTCAGGCTATCATATGCATGTAGGGGAATGCCGAGGAGAAGCCATCCAACGCCCGTTCGCCCAACTGGCGTCCGGGTCCGACGGTGTGATGTCGAAAGACGGACGTGTGATGGGCACCTACCTTCACGGCGTTTTCGCCAACGATCATTTCCGGCAGAAATTCCTGTCGCGCTTTAGGGACGGAACAATAGCACTACTGGCATTTGAAGAACAGGTTGAGAAGGCGTTGGATGACCTTTCAGATCATCTTGAAACCCATATGAAACTGGATCGATTGGTGGAGGTTGCAAATGCCGCTAACTAA
- the cobO gene encoding cob(I)yrinic acid a,c-diamide adenosyltransferase, producing the protein MTGKQLTPEELERANEKARKKKAARDKMLATKTIEKGLLIVHTGKGKGKSTAAFGLAARAIGNDMKVGVVQYVKGKWETGERKVLEAFPDQIEIHTMGEGFTWETQDRERDIRAAEKAWAKSKEMIEACRGENPEYDMIILDELNIVLRYDSLDLNEVVEFLKNKPENLHVVVTGRNAKDELIDAADLVTEMTQIKHPFRSGVKAQVGIEF; encoded by the coding sequence ATGACAGGAAAACAACTGACACCTGAAGAGCTGGAACGCGCCAACGAAAAGGCCCGCAAAAAGAAAGCCGCCCGCGACAAAATGCTGGCAACCAAAACCATCGAAAAGGGACTGCTGATTGTCCACACAGGTAAAGGGAAAGGCAAATCCACTGCCGCCTTTGGTCTTGCCGCCCGTGCCATTGGCAACGACATGAAAGTTGGTGTTGTCCAATATGTAAAAGGCAAATGGGAAACCGGAGAGCGTAAAGTTCTGGAAGCCTTCCCTGATCAGATTGAAATTCACACCATGGGTGAAGGATTTACGTGGGAGACGCAGGATCGTGAACGGGATATTCGCGCGGCTGAAAAAGCATGGGCAAAGTCCAAGGAAATGATCGAAGCCTGTCGCGGTGAAAATCCTGAATATGACATGATCATTCTGGATGAGCTTAACATCGTCCTTCGTTATGACAGCCTTGATCTCAACGAAGTGGTCGAGTTTTTGAAAAACAAGCCGGAAAACCTGCATGTGGTTGTCACCGGCCGCAATGCAAAAGACGAACTGATTGATGCGGCGGATCTGGTCACTGAAATGACGCAGATCAAGCACCCCTTCCGCAGCGGTGTAAAAGCACAGGTCGGGATCGAATTTTAA
- a CDS encoding DUF924 family protein — MTDINRVLDFWFLPDTHPEFGEHREAWWQKDATFDAEIRQNFEELVLKAENGDLLSWTESAKGCMALIILLDQFPRNIYRDTARAFSFDGKAREIARHTMDRGYFDQLPEIMQFFALLPFEHSESLEDQKFSVESYKKLGNENGLDFAIRHLEIIERFGRFPHRNEILGRTSTAEEIEFLQQPNSSF; from the coding sequence GTGACAGATATAAACAGGGTACTGGATTTCTGGTTTTTGCCAGACACCCATCCGGAATTTGGCGAACATCGCGAAGCCTGGTGGCAAAAAGACGCCACGTTCGATGCAGAAATCCGACAAAATTTTGAAGAACTTGTTCTCAAGGCTGAGAATGGTGATCTGCTCTCTTGGACGGAAAGCGCCAAAGGATGCATGGCTCTCATAATCCTGCTCGATCAATTTCCACGAAACATATACCGGGATACAGCGCGCGCCTTTTCCTTTGACGGTAAAGCAAGAGAAATTGCACGCCATACAATGGATCGGGGTTATTTCGACCAGCTACCTGAAATCATGCAATTTTTTGCGCTACTCCCGTTTGAACATAGCGAGTCTCTTGAGGATCAGAAATTCTCGGTTGAGTCCTACAAAAAGCTGGGAAATGAAAATGGTCTGGACTTTGCCATTCGACATCTAGAGATTATAGAGAGATTTGGAAGGTTCCCTCATCGAAATGAAATACTGGGGCGCACCAGTACTGCAGAGGAAATTGAATTTCTTCAGCAGCCTAATTCTTCATTCTAG
- the cobD gene encoding threonine-phosphate decarboxylase CobD translates to MGISSNSYNRPVFHGGDIDAARCAYGGNASDWLDLSTGINPNAYSVPEISTQFWTSLPGTEQEEKLLSSARSYFGLPESYSITAAPGTQSILQILPLIAGGPQKVAIQSPTYAEHSNCWKLGGHEVYGSAKAPAEPADIAVLVNPNNPTGTLFNSDEINLWRTNWLKPDGLLIIDEAFMDVTPDKSAAASNDPENTLILKSFGKFFGLAGVRLGFVCGDPTWVSKIRSSLGPWAVSGVAAEVGSVAYADTHWHCSTRTQIANMSEKVAVLLSQSGGKVMGNAGLFLLAEFDEANAIFEHLCQNHILTRPFEYNSKWLRFGLPKDEEALNRLSKALKSLS, encoded by the coding sequence ATGGGTATTTCGTCAAACAGCTATAATCGGCCTGTCTTTCATGGCGGTGACATCGATGCCGCGAGGTGTGCGTATGGCGGCAATGCTTCTGATTGGCTGGATTTAAGTACAGGCATCAATCCAAACGCCTACTCTGTCCCTGAGATATCCACCCAGTTTTGGACATCTCTCCCTGGAACAGAACAGGAAGAAAAGCTGCTTTCCTCGGCAAGATCTTACTTTGGCCTTCCAGAAAGTTATTCAATTACCGCCGCCCCCGGCACCCAAAGCATCTTGCAAATCCTGCCCCTTATCGCGGGCGGCCCTCAAAAGGTTGCCATTCAATCTCCGACCTATGCCGAGCATTCCAATTGCTGGAAATTAGGCGGTCATGAAGTTTACGGTTCTGCAAAGGCACCTGCTGAGCCAGCCGATATTGCCGTGCTTGTGAACCCGAACAATCCTACAGGCACCTTATTTAATTCTGATGAAATCAATTTATGGCGAACAAACTGGTTGAAACCAGATGGCCTTCTGATCATTGACGAAGCCTTTATGGATGTGACACCGGATAAAAGTGCGGCGGCCTCCAACGACCCCGAGAACACACTTATCTTAAAATCATTCGGGAAATTCTTTGGGCTCGCAGGGGTTCGCCTTGGATTTGTTTGCGGAGATCCAACATGGGTCTCGAAAATAAGATCCTCTCTTGGCCCATGGGCGGTAAGCGGGGTTGCCGCAGAGGTTGGTTCTGTCGCCTATGCAGATACTCATTGGCATTGCTCCACTCGGACACAAATCGCAAACATGTCTGAAAAAGTGGCGGTGCTTCTATCGCAGTCCGGCGGTAAGGTTATGGGAAATGCGGGGCTGTTTTTGTTAGCCGAATTTGACGAAGCCAATGCGATATTTGAACATTTGTGCCAAAATCATATTTTGACACGCCCCTTCGAATATAACTCCAAATGGCTGCGGTTTGGGCTTCCCAAAGACGAAGAAGCCCTGAACCGTTTATCTAAAGCGCTTAAGTCTCTAAGTTAG
- a CDS encoding ABC transporter ATP-binding protein, with amino-acid sequence MSAQPEKITIKGLNKHFGANHALNDLSLSVGAGQILTLIGPSGSGKSLALKSIVGLERPDSGTIEIDGKRTDTLRGQDYDEFLKQFGILFQRSGLFDGLPVWENIGFRLLQQPGATRKDVREQAKDKLRSVGLSADAVDLYPSELSGGMQKRVGIARALAGNPPILFLDEPTAGLDPIMSNVINDLIVKNVREMGSTAIVVTSNLVTASRISDQIVMLHEGHAMWQGSSDEIEDTDNPYVYQFWHKKKDGPIKMPVSSLAF; translated from the coding sequence GTGTCTGCACAGCCTGAAAAAATCACAATCAAAGGGCTAAACAAACATTTTGGCGCCAATCACGCGCTAAATGATCTAAGCCTGTCCGTAGGGGCAGGGCAGATCCTCACCCTTATTGGACCTTCAGGTTCTGGGAAAAGCCTTGCCTTAAAAAGCATTGTTGGGTTGGAGCGTCCTGACAGCGGCACAATCGAAATTGATGGAAAACGCACAGATACTCTGCGCGGTCAGGACTATGACGAGTTTTTGAAACAGTTTGGTATCCTGTTTCAACGCTCCGGTTTGTTTGATGGGTTACCGGTATGGGAAAATATCGGCTTTCGACTTCTTCAACAGCCTGGGGCGACCCGCAAAGATGTCCGTGAGCAGGCAAAAGACAAACTAAGGTCCGTTGGACTTTCTGCTGATGCCGTTGATCTTTATCCGTCGGAGCTTTCTGGCGGCATGCAGAAACGTGTGGGTATAGCACGGGCTTTGGCTGGGAACCCGCCCATTTTGTTCTTGGATGAACCAACCGCGGGCCTTGATCCGATCATGAGCAACGTCATCAATGATCTGATAGTTAAAAATGTGCGTGAAATGGGCAGTACGGCCATCGTCGTAACCAGCAATTTGGTAACCGCGTCCCGGATTTCAGACCAGATTGTTATGCTTCATGAAGGTCATGCCATGTGGCAAGGCAGTTCTGATGAAATTGAAGACACTGATAATCCATATGTTTATCAGTTCTGGCACAAGAAGAAGGACGGTCCGATTAAGATGCCCGTCTCGTCCCTGGCCTTTTAA
- the cobW gene encoding cobalamin biosynthesis protein CobW — protein MTAYEKIPATVVTGFLGAGKTSLIRNLIENANGKRLALIINEFGDLGVDGEVLKGCGNENCSEEDIVELANGCICCTVADDFLPTIQALLDREERPDHIIVETSGLALPKPLVRAFGWPEVRTQVTVDGVVTVIDSPAYRDGLFASNPDAVQAQREADENLDHDSPLEELFEDQLNCADMILLNKADMLEDADLVKAETELRDRVRPSVKLVRTSHGNISAAVLLGMGAAAEDDLEGRKSHHDDHDDHEHDDFDSFVVALDNPDDPETLVARLKSAIENHGILRAKGFIAVNGKDMRLVVQAVGNRIQHYFDREWNDSDERVSRLVIIGEHGLDEGAITSALKG, from the coding sequence ATGACCGCATACGAGAAAATTCCAGCAACTGTTGTAACCGGCTTTTTGGGTGCTGGTAAGACCAGCCTCATCCGCAATCTAATTGAGAACGCAAATGGCAAACGCCTTGCGTTGATTATCAATGAATTTGGTGATCTAGGGGTCGACGGTGAAGTCTTGAAAGGCTGCGGTAATGAAAATTGCAGTGAAGAAGACATTGTCGAGCTCGCCAATGGATGTATCTGCTGTACGGTTGCAGATGACTTCCTGCCAACCATTCAGGCGCTGCTGGATCGTGAAGAACGTCCTGATCATATTATAGTTGAAACATCCGGCCTTGCCCTGCCAAAACCTTTGGTTCGTGCCTTTGGATGGCCAGAGGTGCGTACTCAGGTGACAGTGGATGGTGTTGTCACTGTAATCGACAGCCCTGCCTATCGTGACGGGTTGTTTGCCTCTAACCCGGATGCCGTACAAGCGCAGCGCGAAGCAGATGAAAATCTGGATCATGATAGTCCATTAGAGGAACTGTTCGAAGACCAGCTCAATTGCGCAGATATGATCTTGCTGAACAAAGCAGATATGCTGGAAGATGCTGATCTTGTAAAAGCAGAAACAGAACTTCGGGATCGTGTACGCCCATCGGTGAAATTGGTTCGCACTTCCCATGGGAACATCAGCGCCGCGGTTCTTTTGGGAATGGGGGCCGCCGCAGAAGATGATCTGGAAGGGCGCAAATCCCACCATGATGATCATGACGATCACGAACATGATGATTTCGACAGCTTTGTTGTGGCCCTTGATAACCCTGACGATCCGGAAACACTGGTTGCTCGTTTGAAATCCGCCATCGAAAATCATGGCATCCTTCGGGCAAAAGGTTTCATTGCCGTGAATGGTAAGGATATGCGCCTTGTGGTTCAGGCCGTTGGAAATCGCATTCAGCATTATTTTGATCGCGAATGGAATGACAGTGACGAACGTGTCAGCCGTCTTGTCATAATTGGCGAGCATGGCCTTGATGAAGGTGCTATTACTTCCGCGCTAAAGGGTTAA
- a CDS encoding VOC family protein, with the protein MPPFHLAFPVLDIEDTRQFFVDVLGCKVGREAEKWIDFDFFGHQISAHVKPEECTGAQTNGVDGDQVPVRHFGAVLEWSEWESLLERVKAAGVEFIIEPRIRFEGQPGEQGIFFIKDPAGNAMEFKTFKDMDSLFDAG; encoded by the coding sequence ATGCCCCCGTTTCACCTTGCGTTCCCTGTTCTGGATATAGAAGATACACGCCAGTTTTTTGTTGATGTTCTAGGCTGCAAGGTCGGGCGTGAAGCTGAGAAATGGATTGATTTTGATTTCTTTGGTCATCAGATTTCTGCTCATGTGAAACCTGAAGAATGTACAGGCGCGCAAACAAATGGTGTGGACGGGGATCAGGTGCCGGTTCGCCATTTCGGTGCCGTATTGGAGTGGTCAGAATGGGAATCTCTGCTGGAGCGTGTTAAAGCGGCGGGTGTTGAATTTATCATTGAACCGCGCATCCGTTTTGAAGGTCAGCCAGGCGAGCAGGGGATTTTCTTTATCAAAGACCCCGCAGGTAATGCGATGGAGTTCAAGACTTTCAAAGATATGGATAGCTTGTTCGATGCCGGCTAA
- the cobN gene encoding cobaltochelatase subunit CobN translates to MHLLAATPGGISDGSEAVDLGQTPGDIVVLSAADTELSSLALVNEEREENAPSLRLANNMQLSHNLSVDIYVEEIISEAKLVVVRLLGGVSYWSYGVEQITECCRRNNIPLALLPGDDKEDPELLGLNTLPADQVHRLWQYLVQGGAINYRAFLEYCDFILDGQSDWQEPYLLPKAGLYCPNTDHPDLNILRNKWIEGQPVVAITFYRALFQANNLAPVDALIEALKDQGMNALPLFISSLKDPVSSEIIETVFEDTNPSVILNATGFAVSSPGGARHETPFDGANCPILQVIFSGGNEEGWRDGLAGLSARDIAMNVALPEVDGRILSRAVSFKADAGFDKRTETNIVTYKPVLDRIDFVAKLAAKWAILQKTDPIDRKIALILANYPNRNGRIGNGVGLDTPAGVIEVLNALHKERYAVSGIPEDGNALIDALLSGPTNDRQTDGVYRLSECHLSVSDYQKMFESLPEKVRSEVTKRWGSPSDDPFVEDGEFHLSVKRYGNILIGIQPARGYNINPTESYHDPDLVPPHGYLAFYMWLREVEGIHAAVHMGKHGNMEWLPGKSLALSEECYPETVFGALPHIYPFIVNDPGEGTQAKRRSSAVIIDHLTPPMTRAESYGPLADLERLVDEYYEAAGVDPRRLELLKKQILEMTQLSGVDSDCGITEGESEEEQLSKLDNYLCELKELQIRDGLHIFGKSPDGRQLEDLLVALVRIPRGDGKGRDASLIRALARDLDIDDEFDPLDCEMGASWTGPRPAALDRDIKWRSNGDTVERLELLASDLISGRTAPEENWVQTKAALAYVEETLKPTVLSSGNDELKGLLKGLNGDFVPAGPSGAPTRGRNDVLPTGRNFYSVDSRSVPTPTAWLLGWKSAERLIAHYRQSHGSWPKSMILSAWGTSNMRTGGDDIAQALALMGVRPTWDKASNRVTGFEILPESILDRPRVDVTLRISGFFRDAFPQQMALFDSASRAVAKLDEDEKTNPLAHKVRRETEELIAKGVEATQAAHQAGFRLFGSKPGAYGAGLQALIDEKGWDDEGDLARAYVAWGGYAYGSKDDGEAAHSQFEDRLKNIDAVVHNQDNREHDLLDSDDYYQFEGGVTAAVRHLKGAQPTIYHNDHSRPESPKIQTLEEEIGRIVRARAANPKWIESAMRHGYKGAFEMAATVDYLFAFAATAKAVKDHHFDILFDAYINDDRVHDFLKDNNPDALQEMLDRFNEALERNMWTPRRNSTAANIAEMKREMGS, encoded by the coding sequence ATGCATCTGTTGGCAGCGACACCTGGCGGCATTTCAGACGGATCAGAAGCCGTAGATCTGGGGCAAACCCCCGGTGACATTGTTGTTCTTTCCGCCGCGGATACGGAACTTTCTTCCCTCGCCCTCGTGAACGAGGAGCGAGAAGAGAACGCGCCTTCCTTACGCCTTGCCAACAATATGCAACTTTCCCACAACCTCAGCGTCGATATTTATGTTGAGGAGATTATCTCTGAAGCCAAGTTGGTCGTTGTTCGCCTATTGGGTGGTGTGAGCTATTGGTCTTATGGTGTGGAACAAATTACCGAATGTTGTCGCCGCAACAACATTCCGTTGGCGCTTTTGCCTGGTGATGACAAGGAAGACCCAGAGCTTTTGGGGCTCAATACACTGCCTGCAGATCAAGTACACCGGTTATGGCAGTATCTGGTTCAAGGCGGCGCCATCAACTATCGCGCTTTTCTGGAATATTGCGATTTTATTCTGGATGGTCAATCGGATTGGCAAGAGCCGTATCTACTGCCTAAGGCGGGTTTATACTGTCCAAATACAGATCATCCTGACCTCAATATCCTTCGTAATAAATGGATCGAAGGACAACCGGTTGTCGCCATTACTTTCTATCGCGCCTTATTTCAGGCAAATAATCTGGCACCCGTTGATGCACTGATTGAGGCGTTAAAGGATCAAGGCATGAATGCCCTGCCTTTATTCATTTCATCCCTGAAAGATCCGGTGTCATCAGAGATTATCGAAACCGTATTTGAAGACACAAATCCAAGCGTGATCCTAAACGCCACAGGGTTCGCTGTTTCAAGTCCCGGTGGGGCGCGACATGAAACCCCCTTTGACGGTGCCAACTGTCCGATTTTGCAAGTGATATTCTCTGGCGGCAACGAGGAAGGATGGCGTGACGGGCTTGCAGGTCTTTCCGCCCGCGATATCGCCATGAATGTTGCCTTGCCAGAAGTAGACGGCCGAATTTTAAGCCGTGCTGTGTCCTTTAAGGCGGATGCCGGGTTCGATAAACGGACTGAAACCAATATTGTTACCTACAAGCCTGTTCTTGACAGGATTGATTTTGTCGCAAAATTGGCTGCTAAATGGGCTATTCTGCAAAAAACAGACCCTATAGATCGCAAAATTGCACTTATTCTTGCGAACTACCCTAATCGCAACGGACGCATCGGTAACGGTGTAGGCCTTGATACCCCGGCTGGTGTTATTGAAGTATTGAACGCCCTTCATAAGGAAAGATATGCGGTTTCCGGCATTCCAGAAGATGGAAATGCGCTCATTGATGCTCTGCTTTCCGGCCCGACTAACGACCGCCAAACTGACGGTGTTTATCGCTTAAGCGAATGCCATTTGTCTGTATCAGATTATCAAAAGATGTTCGAAAGCCTGCCTGAGAAAGTTCGATCTGAAGTTACTAAACGTTGGGGCAGTCCATCGGATGATCCATTTGTGGAAGATGGTGAGTTTCATTTATCGGTGAAACGCTATGGGAATATCCTGATCGGCATTCAGCCAGCCCGTGGATACAATATTAACCCAACCGAAAGTTATCATGATCCGGATTTGGTACCGCCTCATGGGTATCTTGCGTTTTACATGTGGCTTCGTGAAGTAGAGGGCATTCATGCAGCGGTTCATATGGGCAAACATGGCAACATGGAATGGCTTCCCGGTAAATCCTTGGCCTTATCAGAAGAATGCTATCCCGAAACTGTGTTTGGCGCCCTTCCCCACATCTATCCGTTTATTGTGAACGATCCCGGCGAAGGAACCCAAGCCAAGCGCCGATCTTCCGCGGTTATCATCGACCATCTCACCCCGCCCATGACACGGGCGGAAAGTTATGGCCCGCTTGCGGATCTGGAACGACTGGTGGATGAGTACTACGAAGCCGCCGGGGTTGATCCCCGACGTTTGGAATTGCTGAAAAAGCAAATCCTTGAAATGACGCAGCTGTCTGGAGTTGATAGTGATTGCGGAATTACAGAAGGTGAAAGCGAAGAAGAACAGCTTTCGAAACTGGATAATTATCTGTGTGAATTGAAAGAGCTGCAGATCAGGGATGGTTTGCATATTTTCGGCAAATCACCTGATGGGCGACAGCTTGAAGATCTTCTGGTTGCCTTGGTACGTATTCCGCGTGGGGATGGCAAAGGTAGAGATGCATCTCTCATCCGCGCACTTGCCCGTGATCTGGATATTGATGATGAGTTTGATCCGCTCGACTGTGAAATGGGGGCCAGTTGGACGGGGCCACGTCCCGCGGCACTTGATCGTGACATCAAATGGCGCAGCAACGGAGACACAGTCGAGCGCCTTGAATTACTTGCCAGTGATCTTATCAGCGGGCGCACAGCGCCTGAAGAAAACTGGGTGCAGACAAAAGCTGCTCTGGCCTATGTGGAAGAGACCTTAAAGCCAACCGTTCTTTCATCCGGAAATGACGAACTAAAAGGTCTGCTAAAAGGCTTAAATGGTGATTTTGTACCAGCAGGGCCATCAGGCGCACCGACCCGTGGCCGGAATGATGTTCTGCCAACGGGCCGAAATTTCTATTCCGTGGATAGCCGATCTGTGCCCACTCCTACGGCATGGCTTTTAGGCTGGAAATCAGCAGAACGTTTGATTGCCCATTACCGCCAAAGCCACGGCAGCTGGCCCAAATCCATGATTTTAAGCGCGTGGGGCACATCCAACATGCGCACCGGTGGTGATGATATCGCCCAAGCTTTGGCATTGATGGGGGTTCGCCCCACATGGGATAAGGCATCCAACCGGGTAACAGGGTTTGAAATTCTACCTGAGAGTATTCTGGACAGGCCACGTGTGGATGTGACCCTTCGTATTTCGGGCTTCTTCCGAGATGCCTTCCCGCAGCAAATGGCCCTGTTTGACAGTGCAAGCCGCGCTGTTGCCAAACTGGATGAAGATGAAAAGACCAACCCCCTCGCCCATAAAGTACGCAGGGAAACCGAGGAGCTCATTGCCAAAGGCGTTGAGGCGACGCAAGCCGCCCATCAGGCTGGCTTCCGCCTGTTCGGATCAAAACCCGGCGCTTACGGCGCAGGATTGCAGGCCCTCATCGATGAAAAAGGCTGGGATGATGAAGGAGATCTGGCCCGTGCCTATGTGGCGTGGGGCGGATATGCCTACGGATCCAAGGATGATGGCGAGGCGGCTCACTCCCAATTTGAAGACCGCCTTAAAAACATTGATGCCGTTGTCCACAATCAGGATAACCGCGAACACGACCTTTTGGATAGCGACGATTATTACCAATTTGAAGGTGGTGTAACTGCTGCAGTTCGCCATCTAAAAGGCGCGCAGCCGACCATTTATCACAATGATCATTCGCGCCCTGAAAGTCCAAAAATCCAGACTTTGGAAGAGGAAATCGGGCGTATTGTCCGGGCGCGCGCTGCCAATCCCAAATGGATCGAAAGTGCCATGCGCCACGGGTACAAAGGTGCCTTCGAAATGGCAGCGACCGTGGATTATCTTTTTGCCTTTGCCGCCACAGCAAAGGCGGTCAAAGATCATCACTTCGACATCCTGTTTGATGCCTATATAAATGATGATCGGGTACATGACTTTCTAAAAGACAATAACCCGGATGCTTTGCAGGAAATGCTGGACCGCTTTAACGAAGCGTTGGAACGAAACATGTGGACACCGCGACGGAACAGTACCGCCGCTAACATCGCGGAAATGAAAAGGGAGATGGGATCATGA
- a CDS encoding SDR family NAD(P)-dependent oxidoreductase gives MSDLKDKVVVVTGASRGIGAAAAVELAARGARVVAAARNASACSDVLEQIGNNGGEAFAVSCDVSDYSAVEKMISDTLERFGKIDVLVNNAGIVDPIGMIEDTDPEAWARNISVNLVGVYNGIRAVLGKFYDQGHGTIINISSGAAHNPLEGWSAYCSGKAGVYMMTRATAHEAGEKGVRVFGFAPGVVDTDMQVNIRASGINRVSQLPRENLSAAKDPAQAIAWLCSEAADEFAGQELDIRNPEFREKSGLPALEG, from the coding sequence ATGTCTGACCTAAAAGACAAAGTTGTTGTTGTTACAGGTGCTAGCCGCGGTATCGGTGCCGCAGCGGCCGTGGAGCTGGCCGCAAGAGGGGCGCGGGTTGTAGCGGCGGCTAGAAATGCAAGTGCTTGCAGTGACGTACTGGAACAAATCGGAAATAATGGCGGCGAAGCCTTCGCTGTAAGCTGTGATGTCTCCGATTATAGTGCCGTTGAGAAAATGATCTCCGACACGCTGGAACGTTTTGGCAAAATTGATGTGCTCGTCAACAATGCGGGTATTGTTGACCCAATTGGCATGATTGAAGATACAGACCCAGAAGCCTGGGCGCGTAATATCTCTGTCAATCTGGTGGGTGTGTATAATGGCATCCGTGCCGTTCTTGGTAAATTCTATGATCAGGGGCACGGCACCATCATTAATATCAGTTCAGGTGCCGCCCATAATCCACTGGAAGGCTGGAGTGCATACTGTTCCGGCAAAGCTGGTGTTTATATGATGACACGCGCAACAGCCCATGAAGCTGGTGAAAAAGGCGTTCGGGTATTTGGTTTCGCACCAGGGGTCGTTGATACAGATATGCAGGTCAACATTCGCGCCTCCGGCATCAACCGTGTAAGCCAACTACCCCGCGAAAACTTGTCAGCCGCGAAGGATCCAGCTCAAGCCATCGCCTGGCTTTGTTCTGAAGCCGCTGATGAATTTGCTGGTCAGGAACTGGACATTCGCAATCCAGAGTTCCGTGAAAAATCTGGCCTGCCTGCACTTGAAGGCTAA